From one Plasmodium coatneyi strain Hackeri chromosome 9, complete sequence genomic stretch:
- a CDS encoding SICA antigen: MEFNSMMKNIGEDAYQEKLLCAYEDDNEKQVLGENKEKELCKMLVRMFNWIGGLEQKWDNTLRWIWKPKEWKGNVSNEEKELQSYLRCLVGRVTMTRMLGTHCDLDKVANLVKGAVEGMREMHRIQDRSGICDEVDNESIGIGGRLIWKELDEWINDYEKKGEIGFEEVKKGNSELHRIKKAGETSCPKERKNEPGTLELLGISGTDGDPSIRKDTETWEKDAIKEVLKRVEKAGEDLSVIRNILMQVHKNLNDLLQKNIEKVEAKNQNEGADHLSRKDASAEGNNIPPLPVKPPDGQGANDLPAPTPPREPALPAAPGGPQQPQPQPEDSKSNLNQAGSSGGEVKGGLGGKDGLQATGVTKEDKDVQVGSGSHTSPGQSVPQPSSEPAVPPPTSENGLVSHSSSAQPDSISSKSSADASSSSGGGGGGAVGQGPGPGQQPPPPPGKPQGPTGPPQTPSRTSSSTAATRKLTPEQKTWNVLPFFPGRGSWKEGMIEPFLPYFPLAPVLIGISAVTYLLWKYFALPGKRRRYKRAHQVRGPTLGEQIMDHVDDQADGPHEYTLVKERKQPRSAPKEGRTKRPKKQVVGRRAGRRVGQRTIIDIHLEVLDECQKRDLHSTKEDFFEILVREFMESEFIKE; encoded by the exons ATGGAATTCAATAGtatgatgaaaaatatagGGGAGGATGCGTACCAAGAGAAGTTGTTGTGTGCATATGAGGATGATAATGAGAAGCAAGTACTAGGGGAgaataaggagaaggaattgtgcaaaatgttGGTAAGAATGTTTAACTGGATAGGCGGATTAGAGCAGAAATGGGATAATACCTTAAGATGGATATGGAAACCGAAGGAGTGGAAAGGAAATGTAAGtaatgaggaaaaagaattgcaGTCCTATCTTAGGTGCTTAGTTGGAAGAGTGACTATGACAAGAATGCTAGGAACACATTGTGACCTAGACAAAGTGGCCAACCTTGTCAAAGGAGCTGTGGAAGGTATGAGAGAAATGCACAGAATTCAGGATAGAAGTGGAATATGTGACGAAGTAGATAATGAAAGTATAGGAATTGGGGGAAGACTAATATGGAAAGAGTTAGATGAATGGATAAATGACTATGAGAAGAAGGGAGAAATTGGGTTCgaggaagtgaagaaagGGAATAGTGAACTACACAGAATAAAGAAGGCAGGGGAGACAAGTTGTCcgaaggagaggaaaaatgaaCCGGGGACTTTAGAATTATTAGGAATAAGTGGTACGGATGGAGACCCAAGCATAAGGAAGGATACTGAAACTTGGGAGAAGGATGCTATAAAGGAAGTATTAAAGAGAGTAGAGAAAGCAGGAGAGGACCTTAGTGttataagaaatatattaatGCAGGTACATAAGAATTTAAATGACTTACTTCAGAAGAATATAGAAAAAGTTGAGGCAAAGAATCAGAATGAAGGTGCGGACCATCTCAGTAGGAAGGATGCTAGtgcagaaggaaataatatacCACCTCTCCCCGTCAAACCACCTGATGGACAGGGAGCTAATGACCTACCGGCACCAACCCCCCCGCGGGAACCAGCTCTACCGGCAGCTCCCGGGGGACCACAACAACCTCAACCTCAACCCGAAGATTCCAAATCCAATCTAAACCAAGCAGGTTCATCTGGTGGGGAAGTCAAAGGTGGTTTGGGAGGAAAAG ATGGTTTACAGGCCACAGGGGTAACAAAGGAAGATAAGGATGTCCAGGTTGGAAGTGGGTCCCATACCTCCCCCGGACAGAGTGTTCCTCAGCCCAGTTCTGAACCTGCTGTTCCCCCTCCAACTAGCGAGAATGGGCTTGTTTCGCACTCTTCATCCGCACAACCTGACTCTATCAGTTCAAAGAGCAGTGCAGATGCTAGCAGCTCTTCTGGGGGTGGTGGAGGTGGAGCTGTTGGCCAAGGACCAGGTCCAGGACAACAGCCCCCACCTCCTCCAGGAAAACCACAAGGACCAACGGGACCACCACAAACACCATCACGAACATCATCATCAACGGCAGCAACAAGGAAATTAACACCTGAACAGAAGACCTGGAATGTTCTACCATTCTTCCCCGGAAGGGGTAGTTGGAAGGAGGGGATGATcgaaccttttcttccttactttcCTTTGGCTCCTGTCCTAATTGGTATTTCTGCTGTGACCTACttactttggaag tatttTGCCTTGCCTGGTAAAAGAAGACGTTACAaaagagctcatcaagtacgtggtccaaCTTTGGGAGAACAAATTATggatcatgtggacgaccaggctgatggtccacatgaatataccttagtgaaggaacgaaaacaaccaagatctgcacccaaagaaggaagaaccaaGAGGCCAAAAAAGCAGGTTGTTGGTCGCCGTGCTGGTCGTCGTGTTGGTCAAcgtaccattattgatataCATTTAGAAGttttagacgaatgtcaaaaacgGGAtttgcattcgacgaaggaggacttttttgaaattttggttcgaGAATTTATGGAAAGCGAATtcataaaggaataa
- a CDS encoding Small nuclear ribonucleoprotein f, which yields MSVGIAPLNPKPFLNSLAGNRVIIKLKWGMEYKGNLKSFDAYMNIRLANAEEWIHGEYKGTLGEIFLRCNNILYIREDKETENSSE from the exons ATGTCAGTG GGAATAGCTCCTCTCAACCCTAAGCCCTTCCTGAATAGTCTGGCTGGAAACCGAGTGATCATAAAGCTAAAATGGGGCATGGAGTACAAAG GGAACCTCAAATCTTTTGACGCCTACATGAATATACGGCTGGCCAACGCGGAAGAATGGATTCATGGAGAGTACAAAGGCACCCTGGGGGAAATATTCCTGAG GTGTAACAACATACTGTACATTCGGGAAGACAAGGAGACGGAAAATTCATCCGAGTGA
- a CDS encoding tRNA (guanine-N(7)-)-methyltransferase, protein MKKHKVPCKKFYRQRAHCNPLSDSYIRYPLNCSYVDWRVHYPHLPSQGSDAQTETINSIETKHTTNGEEEGPTDEDTPLLQLNTNKYPIDYNQGPPKYAAHADVTILDVGCGYGGLLFELSKIYPDKLILGMEIRDKITNYVGEKIHSYRKNYPPHYKNISVIRTNAMKFLPNYIKKNQIEKLFFCFPDPHFKKQNWRRRTITIENLSLYYYLLKTGGLIYFITDVYTLYLWVKFCFSKYPSFQLLSPEEYQDDICVKLIHESSEESKRVRKNQQAMYFCVARKV, encoded by the coding sequence ATGAAGAAGCACAAAGTGCCGTGTAAAAAGTTTTACAGACAGAGGGCCCACTGCAACCCCCTCTCGGACAGCTACATAAGGTACCCCCTAAACTGCAGCTACGTGGACTGGCGCGTGCACTACCCCCATTTGCCCTCACAGGGAAGCGACGCACAAACGGAAACGATCAACAGTATAGAAACGAAGCATACTACCAacggggaggaggaagggccCACCGATGAGGACACCCCTCTCCTCCAGCTGAACACTAACAAGTACCCAATCGACTACAACCAAGGTCCTCCCAAATATGCAGCCCACGCAGATGTAACCATCCTAGACGTCGGATGTGGGTATGGAGGTCTGCTATTCGAGCTGAGCAAAATTTACCCAGATAAACTCATCCTAGGCATGGAAATAAGGGACAAAATTACCAACTAcgtaggggaaaaaatccaCTCGTACAGAAAAAACTACCCCCCTCACTACAAAAACATTTCTGTCATTAGGACAAATGCGATGAAGTTTCTACCCaactatataaaaaaaaatcagatcgaaaaattgtttttttgttttcctgatccacattttaaaaaacaaaactggAGGAGAAGGACCATTACCATCGAGAATCTCTCCCTGTATTACTACCTACTAAAGACAGGTGGCTTAATTTATTTCATCACCGATGTGTATACGCTGTACTTGTGGGTCAAGTTCTGTTTTAGCAAGTACCCCAGCTTTCAGCTACTTAGCCCAGAGGAGTACCAGGACGACATTTGTGTGAAACTCATACATGAAAGCTCAGAGGAATCCAAGCGGGTTCGCAAAAATCAGCAAGCGATGTACTTTTGCGTAGCGCGGAAGGTGTAA